From the Paludisphaera mucosa genome, one window contains:
- a CDS encoding MBL fold metallo-hydrolase: MCQSKSHGHGQAHGHHHHGHDHHHGPESTRREALRRIGKAGLVLAAAGSPWGSPVRAIADDQHPVGVGPASDRLFDLKRVAEGIYAAIARPTAMLNCNAAVVVNKDHVLVVDTHSKPSAARALIQQIRAEVTELPVRYVVDSHLHGDHAMGNEAYPEAFGPSVETISSVKTREWLEKLGLPRLRASLEPLPRQIADFRARLEASTDESRRAVLKAQIEGLEAYLKEMTPPRVTLPTMTFERRLVLHRGGREVHLMFLGRAHTAGDVVAYIPSERTIATGDLMHGLLPYMGDGFPDEWPATLRALEALDFDRVIPGHGAVQEGKSVLAEFRGYVEEVNEKVADGVERGRPLDELQKSVTPGTLRSLADAGARRRLERELGALFTLEKPEDQVVDGVAGNVREVFTYYTERKGQAELPTR, encoded by the coding sequence ATGTGCCAGTCGAAGTCTCATGGGCACGGTCAGGCTCACGGCCATCATCATCACGGCCACGATCATCATCACGGCCCCGAGTCGACGCGGCGCGAGGCCCTGCGGCGGATCGGGAAGGCGGGGCTCGTCCTGGCGGCGGCGGGATCGCCGTGGGGGTCGCCCGTCCGCGCGATCGCCGACGATCAGCACCCCGTCGGGGTCGGGCCGGCGTCCGACCGGCTGTTCGACCTGAAGCGGGTCGCCGAGGGCATCTACGCCGCGATCGCCCGGCCGACGGCCATGCTCAACTGCAACGCCGCGGTCGTCGTGAACAAGGATCACGTCCTGGTCGTCGACACCCATTCCAAGCCCTCGGCCGCGCGGGCTTTGATCCAGCAGATCCGCGCCGAGGTCACCGAGCTGCCGGTCCGCTACGTGGTCGACAGCCACCTCCACGGCGACCACGCGATGGGCAACGAGGCCTACCCCGAGGCCTTCGGCCCGAGCGTCGAGACGATCTCGTCGGTGAAGACCCGGGAGTGGCTGGAGAAGCTCGGGCTGCCGCGCCTCAGGGCGTCGCTCGAGCCGCTGCCCAGGCAGATCGCCGACTTCCGCGCCCGGCTCGAGGCCAGCACGGACGAGTCCCGGCGCGCCGTCTTGAAGGCGCAGATCGAGGGCCTGGAGGCGTACCTCAAGGAGATGACGCCGCCCCGGGTGACGCTCCCCACGATGACGTTCGAACGCCGGCTCGTCCTCCACCGCGGCGGCCGGGAGGTCCACCTGATGTTCCTCGGCCGCGCCCACACCGCCGGCGACGTCGTCGCCTACATCCCCTCGGAGCGGACGATCGCGACCGGCGACCTGATGCACGGGCTGCTCCCCTACATGGGCGACGGCTTCCCCGACGAGTGGCCCGCCACCCTGCGGGCGCTCGAAGCCCTCGACTTCGACCGGGTGATCCCCGGGCACGGGGCGGTCCAGGAGGGGAAGTCGGTCCTGGCCGAGTTCCGCGGCTACGTCGAGGAGGTGAACGAGAAGGTGGCCGACGGCGTCGAACGCGGCCGGCCCCTCGACGAGCTTCAAAAGTCCGTCACCCCCGGGACCCTTCGCTCGCTCGCCGACGCCGGGGCTCGCCGCCGGCTGGAGCGCGAGCTGGGGGCGCTCTTCACGCTGGAGAAGCCCGAGGACCAGGTCGTGGACGGCGTCGCCGGCAACGTGCGCGAGGTCTTCACCTACTACACCGAGCGCAAGGGCCAGGCCGAGTTACCGACCCGCTGA
- a CDS encoding putative quinol monooxygenase produces the protein MGIDRRTRLAFAAAMMGLVVLNGEAAAQGEAKSEAPKGVVTLTASLKAKPGQEDAVKEALLSLVEPTRKEPGCLHYILHQSKTDPTLFMFYEQWEGQEALDAHGKSPHMKALGAKLKDKTDKGGGVVKYDLLK, from the coding sequence ATGGGGATCGACCGACGCACGCGGCTGGCATTCGCCGCCGCGATGATGGGGCTCGTCGTCCTGAACGGCGAGGCGGCCGCGCAGGGCGAGGCGAAGTCCGAGGCGCCGAAGGGCGTCGTGACGCTCACGGCCTCCTTGAAGGCCAAGCCGGGCCAGGAGGACGCGGTGAAGGAGGCCCTCCTCTCCCTGGTCGAGCCGACCCGGAAGGAGCCCGGCTGCCTGCACTACATCCTCCACCAGTCGAAGACCGACCCGACCCTGTTCATGTTCTACGAGCAGTGGGAAGGCCAGGAAGCCCTCGACGCCCACGGCAAGTCGCCCCACATGAAGGCCCTGGGCGCGAAGCTCAAGGACAAGACGGACAAGGGCGGCGGCGTCGTGAAGTACGACCTGCTGAAGTGA